GCAACACTCTCGATCGTGCGCTGGTAGATAACGATGCGGTCCGGAAGCATATTGCCGTAATTCCATCCCCTCTTCGTAAGCGGCACTCCCTGATAGAGACCTAATAGCGTACCGGACCGTATCCCCATATCGTTTAACAGCTCATGGGAAGGGAGGTCTTCCACTTCAACGGAGATATTGGCGAGTTTCTTTTTAAACTTTTGGGGAAGTTTGATGAGGGAATTCT
This genomic stretch from Nitrospirota bacterium harbors:
- a CDS encoding metallopeptidase family protein; its protein translation is MDRPEFEILVQNSLIKLPQKFKKKLANISVEVEDLPSHELLNDMGIRSGTLLGLYQGVPLTKRGWNYGNMLPDRIVIYQRTIESVAKSPEEIEKVVLDTVIHEIGHYFGFTDKELREIEIAKRKQESGK